A window of Lentibacillus sp. Marseille-P4043 contains these coding sequences:
- the panF gene encoding sodium/pantothenate symporter, with product MNLQALVPLIGLLVIIFVVGVWAGRSLKTSNTFLQEYFLGNRNLGGFVLAMTMTATYGSASSFIGGPGTAYTEGLGWVLLAMSQVVTGYFVLMVLGKKFAIMTRKYRAVTMVDFLKERYQSKWVVLLSAISIIIFLFSAMAAQWIGGARLIESLLGIPYTSALFIFALSVLIYVTIGGFKAVALTDAIQGVIMLVGTLILLIATVIAGGGVSSIITDLSTENPNLITPFGADGSLTPAYVSSFWILVGVGVVALPQIAVRAMSYKNARSMHRAIIIGTVVVGFIMLNMHLIGVFARPILPDIVVGDKVMPLIALEVLPNWLAGVVLAAPMAAIMSTVDSLLLLVSSAIVKDLYLNYIQPKASHRRIKRLSMGITAILGIIVFCMALNPPDLIIWLNLFAFGGLEAAFIWPIVMGLYWNKGNKYGAISSMVTGIVLYILSDTFYPKPFGLHSVVLPIVLSFISYVVVSLATQKRMVEEIG from the coding sequence ATGAACTTGCAAGCATTAGTTCCGTTAATTGGTCTGTTGGTAATCATTTTTGTCGTTGGTGTATGGGCTGGGAGGTCTTTAAAAACATCAAATACGTTTTTACAAGAGTATTTTCTCGGTAATCGGAATCTTGGTGGTTTTGTATTAGCGATGACGATGACAGCTACATATGGTAGTGCTAGTAGTTTTATAGGTGGACCAGGTACAGCCTATACAGAGGGCCTTGGATGGGTACTACTGGCGATGTCACAAGTAGTAACAGGTTATTTTGTTTTAATGGTACTTGGTAAAAAATTTGCCATTATGACCAGGAAATACCGTGCAGTAACGATGGTTGACTTTTTAAAAGAGCGTTATCAATCGAAATGGGTTGTCTTGCTATCCGCGATTAGCATCATTATATTTCTATTCTCCGCAATGGCAGCTCAATGGATTGGTGGTGCACGGTTAATTGAATCATTGCTAGGTATCCCCTATACGAGTGCATTATTCATTTTTGCTTTGTCTGTACTAATTTATGTAACAATTGGTGGATTTAAGGCTGTAGCGTTAACTGACGCGATTCAAGGGGTTATTATGTTAGTTGGGACACTCATCTTGTTAATTGCCACGGTTATTGCTGGAGGCGGGGTATCATCGATCATAACAGATTTAAGTACTGAAAACCCGAATTTAATTACCCCGTTTGGTGCTGATGGAAGTTTAACACCCGCATATGTATCATCGTTTTGGATACTCGTTGGGGTCGGGGTAGTGGCACTTCCGCAAATTGCTGTTCGAGCAATGTCCTATAAAAATGCACGGTCCATGCATCGCGCAATTATTATTGGGACAGTTGTTGTTGGGTTTATCATGCTGAACATGCATTTAATTGGGGTGTTTGCTAGGCCGATTTTACCCGATATTGTAGTCGGTGATAAAGTGATGCCACTCATTGCGTTGGAAGTCTTGCCAAATTGGCTTGCGGGTGTTGTTTTGGCAGCACCAATGGCGGCAATTATGTCAACAGTGGACTCACTGTTACTATTAGTCAGTTCAGCAATTGTAAAAGATTTATACTTAAACTATATTCAACCAAAAGCATCACATCGAAGGATCAAACGTTTAAGTATGGGTATCACCGCAATTTTGGGCATTATTGTTTTTTGTATGGCTTTAAACCCTCCTGATTTAATTATATGGTTAAATTTATTTGCTTTTGGAGGTCTGGAAGCAGCATTTATTTGGCCGATTGTTATGGGGCTATATTGGAATAAGGGAAATAAATATGGTGCAATTTCTTCCATGGTAACTGGAATCGTATTATATATTCTATCGGATACTTTTTATCCAAAACCATTCGGGCTGCAC
- a CDS encoding YhdT family protein — MKEHNDDYRYKIANREALIGVGLAIFNFIWWFGFAYGLGGKDPAEYSYVFGLPAWFFYSCVLGFVVMAVLVTIVVKKWFVAIPFDEEGENK, encoded by the coding sequence ATGAAAGAGCATAACGATGATTATCGCTATAAAATTGCCAACAGAGAAGCATTAATTGGTGTTGGACTTGCTATTTTTAATTTTATTTGGTGGTTCGGATTTGCCTACGGACTAGGAGGAAAGGATCCAGCTGAGTATTCGTATGTTTTCGGATTGCCGGCCTGGTTTTTCTATAGCTGTGTACTCGGATTCGTTGTGATGGCAGTACTTGTAACAATCGTGGTAAAAAAATGGTTTGTTGCTATTCCATTTGATGAAGAAGGGGAAAATAAATGA